The genomic interval TCTGGTAAATGGGACATTCCTACCTATTTTGGGGATGGGGCAATGCTGGGAATGAATCTGGGCTATTTGCTGATGGGATTGCCCTACGGTGTACCGTATACCTTAAATCAGGCCTATCCCTTTGTGAAAGGGGCAACGATCGCAATGGGATTTCCCGACATTCTATTTCAGCCCAGGGATGCGTTTGTAAGACTTCTGGAACGGCAGGTCCAGAGTGGTGCGGAGGTAGTCTTGGGCTTATTTCCGACGGATCAGCCCGAAAAGGTTGGAGTTGTAGATTTCGACGCTACCGGACGGGTTCACCTGATTGCTGAAAAATCTCAGTTGACCCATCTACGCTATATGTGGGCGATCGCAGTCTGGACTCCCACATTTACGCAGTTTCTGCACGAATATCTACTGGACACCGAAAAAAGCAATGAACCAACGCTGCGCCCGGAATTGCCGATCGGAGATGTGATTCAAGCGGCGATCGACAGGGGTTTTCAGGTAGAGGCAGAAACCTTTAATCAGGGGCGCTGACCTGGACATCGGTACACCGGAAAACCTGATTGAGGCGGTTCGAAATTTTGAACAGTGGTAGAAGCAAGGGTGGAGTTTCGAGATTTCAGCCTAACCTCCAAAAGTTGAGGTGATGCTGAATAGCCGGATGAATTGGAGCGGAATTTCAGTTCATCCAACTCCCAATTCATACCTCAGATTCAGCAACACCAAAGCTTGGGGGTATTGAGGAGATTTCTAAGAAAAAGTTTACCGTTGTAGGGGCGAAAATAAGGTCAAAATGCCTCCCACCCCTACGACCAATTGGGCTTGTGGTTTTTGGGGTAACTTCATTTCTGGAAATCTCCTTAATTCTCGTTCCTAACCGAGGTTTTTAGCAACAAAATCCCAGTTCAGCAATTTCTCAAGATAGTTCTTGATGAATGCTGGACGGGCGTTGCGAAAGTCGATGTAGTAGGCATGTTCCCACACATCCAGGGTTAGCAACGGCTTTTGGCCATGAACGAGGGGGTTTTCGGCGTTGGGGGTTTTGGTCACTTTTAAGCTGCCGTTGTCTTCAACCAACCATGCCCAACCGCTGCCGAACTGAGTCGTTGCAGCGTTAGCAAATTCCTCAGAGAACTTGTCGAAGCTACCAAAGTCCTTCGCAATTCGGTCAGACAGGGTGCTGTCGGGCTTACCACCACCACCGGGCTTGAGGGAGTTCCAGTAAAAGTCGTGGTTCCACGCCTGCCCGGAGTTGTTGAAAATTGCGGTTTTGGAAGGATCTTTAAAGGAAATCTTGACTACCTCCTCCAGGGGTTTGTTAGCCAAGTCAGTTCCTTCAACCATCTTGTTCAAATTATCAACATAGGCTTTGTGGTGCTTGCCGTAGTGGTACTCCAGGGTTTCGGCTTTCATGCCATACGGCTCTAAAGCATCTTGAGCGAAGGGTAGCGGAGCTTGTTGAAATGCCATTGTGTTCTTCTCTCTAGTAATGTGCGGTTAAGAGCTAAAGCCTATTTCAGGTTTTCCATTCAAATAAACCGTTTCCACCACAGCGAAAGCTGCTGGAACGCCGATACAGAAACCGGGTTTCTTTTGTGAGATGCCCAAGTTTTGTTGAATATCCTCAGCAGAAACCCGGTTTCTCGAAATACTGTACCGATGCGCTCGTTTGATAGAAACAGAACTTAATAAGAGGAATTTTACCCTAAAGCTCTCAACTGGACTAGCTTCCAAGATACCTCTCAGGGTAGAGATTAAGCGAAGTCATTACGAGTTTTGCCGATTTGAAATTGGCTTGCCAGGGCAGATAGGGCATGTTGGGGAGTCTCTCCGCTCAGGTTCTCCCCTCAATTGACGATAAAATCACGAAGTTGTTGGCCAATCACCTCTGGCGAAAAATGTTCTTCTATGCGAAGGCGTGCCCGTTTCCCTAGTTCTCGTGCCCAGGGAATGTCATCCAGAACGCGCCCCAGTTCTGTCGCAAGTGCCTTTGAATCTCCTCGGGGCACGACGATCCCCCCCGACTTTTCGCCTTCTTCTAAAATATCGGGGACACCGGGCGCATCCGCAGCAACGACAGGAATCCCACACGCCATCGCTTCCAACGGTGCGACAGGGAACCCTTCCTGCCGCGATGCAAGTGTATAAACATCTGCTGCTGAAAGATAGCAGCAGATTTCTGCGCGATCGTTGACAAACTGATTGCGCCACATTACGCCTCGCAGGTTCATGGTTTCAATCCTCTGGCGGAGTTTGTCGGCATCGGGACCGGAGCCAACTAACAACAACCGTAAATCTCTATGGGGACGATCGCGGCAAATTTGATCCCAGGCATCAAGCAAAATATCCAAACCTTTGCGATGTAGATCAATTCGTCCGTGACACACAACAACACAGGCTTCCGGTGGAATATTCAATTTAGCCCTTGCCTGGGCGCGATCGATCGCATGCAGAGTTACCGTGTCCACCGTGTTAAAAATACGCGCTATTTTGGCAGGGGGTAACTGGTAGCGGGTGCGCACTCGTCGAATCTCGGTTTGGGGCGCAATGATCACACCTGTACAGGCTCGAAACGCAGCCGATCGGGAAACATATTCAATTAAACTGCGTGTTTCATTGCCTCCCTGGAAAGAAGCGAACACAGGTAAACCGAGCAATCGCCCCAGCAACACGCAGGTGTCAAATCGGGGAGACTCGTACTCTTGACACAAAATGGCAGTACATCCTTCTCGACGTAATTCTCGCGCTAGAGTGCCAAGGGGGGTTGCGAGATAAGTGCCAACGCTCCTGGCAATATCTTTTAGTTGTGTCAGCAAGGCACGCCGTTGCTGATTGGTGTCCTGAATTTCCTTAAAAGGTTGTCCTTCCTCCCCTCCATAAGCTTTTAGCGCCCTGCGACGCATTTTTCGATAGGCAAGATAGGGTTTGGAGGCAGGCAATGCACAAATGATTGAATCGGTTGGTTTATGAACAAAACGAGTTGGTTTCGTTACATGGGTTGTCACTACAAATTGCACAGAGCGAACACCCACCTTTTTAAGCGCATTAATATAGCCAAACATCCAGCTACCAACAAACTCGGTGCAAAGTGTTTCAAATGAAATACCAATATGATCGAGAAAATCATCAACCAGATCTAAACTATTCAGAAAGGCGACGGTTGGTTGGGGGGGTTGTCCCTTTCGCCAACGGGGCGAGTAACATATTCTGAAACCTGATAGTTCACCACCGAAATATTCTCCTCTTTGAAAGTGTAGGTTTAGCGATCGGCTCGCTGATAAAAATCGGCGGAAGCACCTATGCACTCAAATTGGACTTTTGTAGCAGCAGATGTAGCGATCCTATGTGGATTGTGAGAAGTGATTCGGATGGAACTCTTTCTCACAAAGCCTCTCCATCTCACACCCGATTTAGGACTGCTAGGGTGATTGAGGTAGCGCTCTAACCGTTACCCAGTTGAACAAGTCTAGTTCTGACTGATTGTGTGTTTTCTGAATTTACCTCCACCTCTGCCATTGATCGAGGAGGCGGTCAGGAAATTGCGTAGCCAATTGTGGTGGTAGTAAAAGCCATTGAGTTCCTCAAAAGGCGAAACGGTGTCAGTCGCGTTGGATTGAGAGCGCCGTCCGTAGGGATGGAAGTTCCACAGCATAGCCATCGCCCGTAAGGTTAAATTGGCTGAGTCCTGATACCCATGAAAATACTGCATCGCAAACAGAACCCGGTCCTGGTAATTCATCAAGCGGTCGAGCATGTTACTGGTACGATGAGCCTCTGGAAACTGGTAAGCCAGGGTAAAGTGGGAGGCTTTCACCGATAGATTGAGGATTTTCGTCATCACACTTTCCGGCAGATTTTGCCCAATCGCCCAGGCTTGTAGGTGTCGCAAACGTTCAATAAATTCTGCGGCATCGGGAGCGTGATAGATGTTCCACAGTTTATCTTGCAAACTCTGCCACAATTCCCCTTGCAAGCGGCAGCGTTGGCCGATAGCGAGCACACTGTGCAGGAAACAGAGAATCAGGTTTACTCCTGCAAACAGTCCTCTCCAAGCGTTCTGAGTCGCCTCCCAACCATCCGTGTTGAGAGTTTGGGGGCTGTAGTGTGAATCCAGTTCTCTCGCTTCTTGGGCAAATACTCTGTACGCCTCTTGCAACGCCTCGCTTCCCGCTCCTACCGACAACTGGGCCCCTAAAATACAGCCCTCCCCCACCGTCGTTGCCACATACACCCGTTCCCCCTGCCACCAAGTATGCTTTTCATCGCTTAACAGATGAGGGGGGAATGGCCTCCCCATCTTTGATGGTGGTTCCTACAATGGACGGTCGACCTAAGGACTGAGAGGCTCGATACCAATACATCGCGTCTTTCCCCAGCACATGGGCAATGGCATCAAACGGCACTCCGAACTGGCGTAGATATAAGCCCTTTTCCACATCTTCCGTATTGCCAATCATGTAAGGCATGACAAAATCGGGTCGCAGTTGATAGGCTTCTCCATTGGCCACTAACCGTATGCGCCGACTCACCAGACCTAATTTGGCAGAGGTGCGAAACCCATGGAAGCAATAACCAGCTTCCATTTCAGCAGGAAATAGTTCGGGGTGTTGAGCAATCTGCTGGTCAAGGTACTGGCGAAATGCTTTGCGGTCTTGGACTAAGGTGTCGTACTCCACCCCATCACCGATGGGAAGACAAATTGTCTTGTCTCCAGGAACCGTCGAGACATCTTCGCTCATACGAACCTCCCGCAATCCAAATCATCTACCTTTGAGCCTAACAGCCTTGCTAGGTCTTGACCTTGAAAACACACAATTAATTAGAATTAGGAACAAGTTTCCCCCCAACTTTGGGAGGAATTAGATTACAATTCCCTAATTTTAGGGAATTGCAGGAGTCAAGCATCTCACTCCTAACGGTTAATTCTTGAAAAGTTGAGAGATCCTGATTTGGGTCTATACCGTCTCTTATCAAATTGCTGAAGATATCGATCTCGACTACTGTAAACACCCTGGTCAATAGCAACCAACTAACATACAATCTCTGATCACTATTTGAGATTGTTCCCCTGATTGTTACTTTACAAAGCCTCTAAACTCAACGATCGATTCAGATATTCTGCTGCCCGTTCCATCAAGTCAAAGGCTTCCAAATATACTAGCTCAGCTAACAATTTAGCTCAATTCATTCAGCCTCACCACTCATTTTGTTACAAATCGAAAAATATAGTGATTGTCCTATAGCGATCCTATCTGGATTGGGAAAGGACTTTCCCGGAGGGAAAGACTTTCACCACTCTCCTTCTTCACAAATGATTCAGGACTGCTATATCAAAAAGGTGCTCTTAAAGGTTGTTTGAAAAGCTTTAATTTATACCAGGGGATCGGTAGTAGCGAAGTATTTAAACAACGATTTGCTAATGTTTTCGGAAACTTTTTTCTAAATGCATTGCCCTTACGTAAACTATTTAAGTAGGAGGGTGAAATTAAGTGTAAGATAAAGCGTTCGCTAAAATCGCCTATCATGCCCGCCCCTTTACGCATTCATTTGACCGCTGAGGAAGACCGAACCTTAACAGAACTGCGACTGGCTCAGAACCTGCCCCAGCGCACTCGTGACCGCGCCCACATGTTGCGGCTGAACGCTCAGGGATGGAACGTGCCAGCGATTGCGGACGTGTTCGAGTGCCATCCTCATACGGTCAGAGCGACGCTGCGACGCTGGGAAGAAAAGGGTTTAGGTGGACTCTGGGAAGCTCCAGGACGGGGTGCAAAACCAAAGTGGCACGCCTCAGACTTGGACTATCTGACAGAGTGTTTGGAGCACGAACCCCGAACCTACAACAGTTTGCAATTAGCCAAAAAGCTGAAACAAGAGCGCTCCGTCGATTTAAGTAGTGACCGACTCCGCCGACTCCTCAAAAAAAAAACTACCGATGGAAACGCACCCGACAGAGTCATCGTAAAAAACAAGACCCCCTGCAAAAGGCGCGCAAGCAGGCAGACTTAGAGACCTTAGAGCTAGCCGCACAAGCGGGGCACATTGAACTCAAGTATCTCGATGAAGCAGGGTTCTGCCTCTGGAGCCCAGTCAGCTACAGCTATAGTCGGGTGGGCGTACAAAAACGGATGGAACAAACACTCAAGCGCTATGGCAACCGGATTAGCATTTTGGGTCTGTGGCAACCGGGAGAGCGGTTTGAGTATGCCTTAGTGCAAGGCGGATTCAAGGGCAAAAGCTACATTAAGGTGATGGATTGGATGGCAGACAAAGCCGCTCAAACCTTGGCACAAACAGGTCGCATCACAGTAGTGGTGCAGGATAATGGCTCTCTCCATACCAGTCAACTGGTGCGGCAACAGTGGTCACGGTGGCAGGAGCAAGGATTATTCTTTTTCTTTTTGCCGCCCTACTGTTCAGAGATGAATCCGATTGAAACCCAGTGGCATCAACTGAAATGTCATGAGATTGCAGGACAGATGTTTGATAACGAGTACGATTTAGCAATGGCTGTCATGAATGGAATGACAGCTCGTAGCCAAGCAGGTGATTATGCACTGGAGCGTTTTATATTTAATTGCACCTAGCTACTTACTACTCTTTAAATAGCTTTTTAGAACATCGACAGAACGTTTTTAAAAGAAACTAAGAATGCCGCGATCGCCATCAATTTCCACCCTTACCCCAACGGGTAAAGCAGCATTTGGACCATCGTGCCCAAAGGGGAGGTGGGAAATGATCGGGATGTTTAGGTCGCTCAGGCGATCGCGCAGCACCTCTTCAACAGTGAAACTGGGGACATTAGCGGGTGGATTGCACTGACTGAAGCGCCCCAATGCAATTCCCTTAATTTGCTTTAGAAACCCGCAGAGTCGCCACTGGGTTAACATCCGGTCAATTCGGTAGGGAGCTTCGCTAACATCTTCTAACGCTAAAACGACGTTGGAGAAATTGGGCTGAATGGGAGTCCCCAGCAAGTGCGTAGCAACCGTAAGGTTGACCGGTAAGAGGATGCCGGAAGTTTGCCCACCTCCCCAACCTTCGCCCTTCAGGGGGGCTAATGGGCGACCTTCAACCCAGTCAAACAGGCGTTGAATTGACCAGTCTGGCTCGGCTGCCAGGGTTGTTAACAGCGGCCCATGAACCCCCGAAATACCCTGTTGACTGAGGCTCAGCAGCAAACTGGTGATATCGGAAAAGCCGATTAGCCACCGGGGTTTTGTTGGTAGCCAGCTCCACTCTTCCAGCAAACGGGCACCGCCATAACCCCCTCTGGCACAGAGAATGCCGCGACACGCGGGATCTTTTAATGCGGTCATCAGTTGTTGACGACGATCGGGATCGGTGCCTGCCAGGTAACCCCAGCGATCGTCAAAACCAGGAGCCAGTTCGATCTGATAACCGCGCGATCGCCAGATTTCAACCCCTTGCTGAAATGCCTCCAACTCTCGCAGGGTACCGCTTGGGGCAATTACTTGTAGCAAATCGCCAGGTTGCAGAGGTGGGGGTGGATAACAAGCTTGCATGACTTGATTGGGATAAATTTAATAGCACATCTTTGGGCAGCGAATTGTGCGACACACTTTTGGGTGAAGCGCAATTAGAGGGTTGATGCTTTGATTGTGAGATAGTAATCTCAACGATAAACTCCACCATCTGGTGAACTTTTTGAAGACCATGCCGTCTAACTATCCGGAAAGGTAAACCACTTTAATGTGTCTACAATCGTTCGTTTCTAGATAGCGACCAATCCTTACTTAGAAACTGAAGCACCATGATGAACTCGATACATTCAACAGAACTGAAGGTTGGCGATCGCGTTCGCCTTGTGCGGGGTTCCCTACGCGGACAAACCGCCCGAATTACTCGAATTAACCATGATGGCTCCTATTTTCTGATTGGAGATTGGACTCAATATACAGGTTTTGTTTCCGTTCCCTGTGGACCTGTGGAACCCGACAGACTGGAGAAATTGCACTAAAAAAGGAGTCAGGAGTCAAGATTCAGGAGGGGACAGCCATGCTGGATTCTGACTCCTGGATTCTATTTTCTAGTCAGAGGCAAGCGGATGGCGAACCGCCAACAGCCCAAGGTATAAAGTTGTTTCCTTACAGCCCCTACCCGCCGGTTCCTGCCCGATAAATGTTACCAGGTATATGATTGGCGTCAATTTCAATCACTAAATCTGCCCCATCTGATCGTTTCACCAAAGGGGTAATGAACAACTCAGGATGGAGGGCTTTCCAAAAGTAATCTACAAATGCATCAATGGCGCGATCGCTCATTCCAGCTTTGCCCCTGGCTTGCATGTCCTGTTCTGCTTGTTTTCGCCATTGCTTGCTGAAACGGTAATCGGTGGGATACAGCACCATCAAACTATCTAACCGTTCCCACAAGGGTAAATAGGTATGCAACTGGGCGTTCATATCACGGGCAAAGGCGCGAGCGGCAGCAGTGGTAATCGGTGCGGGTGCCTGATCAAAGCAAGCAGGATCAACCGGACGGACGCCGACAAACCAACCCTCAAACAGCACAATGTCGATATTTGTAACCAGGTCTGGAGTGACCCGGTCTCCCGCACCCTGGTGGAGCGATTTATCGAAGCGGGGAATAGAAATCGGTCGTTCGGGATTGGGATGGCGTAACTGATCCGAGAAGCTGTATTCCCAGATCCACATCGTGGGTTCCAGGTGGACCGCGCCAGATGAGGCGGGGGTCTTTTGTTTGCAGCAGCAGTCGATCGCTGTAGGTCTTGTAGAGATCATCCAGGGACAGGCTCAGGGTTGGGTAGCCTAAATGTGCCAAAATTAGGGTCAAAACTGCCCCAAGGGTGGTTTTGCCCGTCCCCTGACCCCCCAAAATTCCCTGCACAAACGGTCGTTGCTGAGCTTGACACTGTTTTGCGAGCCGAACCGCGAGCGGTAGCCATAGGGTCCACAGTGTATTCAGCAACCCTGCTGGAGTAGCGTTAGAGCGGGTTTGGCAAAACTGGGTAAAAGTTGGATAGATTGCCTGAAGCAATCGTGCCTGTGCTTGAATCGCTTCACCCACATTCTCGGCTGTAATGTCAAAGGCGATCGCCCGTCGTCGATCGGCAAGCGCCCAATTCTCTAGCTGCTTCCAGTCTTCCGGTGTACAGAAATAACCCGCCGCTAAGCGCTCAACAATCCTCATTGATTCAAGATCAGGGATAGGGTTAATTTATTGTACGAGGCTAAGAGAATGGGACAATTGGTATAACCCAAAAGATGGGGCGTTAAGGTTGAAAATCTATGAGGCAGTCCCGCTCGATCATGGCTTTCATTGCGGTGAAAGCTTCCAGGCAGCTAATTGGTAAGAATTGGGTTGGCGTGTTGCTGCCGGTCTACCTGGCGAGTCTGCTGGTTGGGTGTTTCAATCGATCGCAGCCCGCCGCCGATGTTCCTTCTCCCAATACTCCGACACCCACAAATCCAGTCAGTTCTCCCAGTCCCTCACCGACCGGCTCTGCGATCGCTTCGCCGACTGCTACCCCCCCAACTCCCTCCCCAACTTCAAGCGAAAGCCCATCTGGCGTTGCCAAAGAGCTTGAGGCTCGGCTCAACAAAGCAGTAACCGTAGCGATCGAAACCCCACTCCAGTCGCTCACCTGTCCGGCAGGGGTAGAGATCAAGGTTGGTAATCGGTTTGACTGTAACGCGGTTTCCGAGGGGCAGGCATTTGCGATCGCGGTTGAAATCACCAGTACAACCGGACCTCAGTTTCAATGGAACACGAAAGGATTGCTCGTGCTTTCAAAGCTAGAGCAGTTTATCCAACAGCAAATTAGGGATAAAAAAGGGGGGAGCGTCACCGCCGATTGTGGTGGCGGCATTCGAGTTGCCAATCCGGGGGATACCTTTGAATGCAAAGTTTCTGACCCCCAGGGACAATCCCGCGCTGCCAAAATCACTGTTAAGGATGAACAAGGAACTGTGGATGTGGCTTTGATTTAGGTGGTAGGTAGGAGGTGGTAGGTAGGAGGGGCTGGAGACTGGAGTTAATTTTTAATTCTTAATTCTCAATTCCTAATTCCTAACTCTTCCCGTCACTTCCTCCAATTGCATCGGGGATAGCGGTTGCACACCTTGATCCTGTGTTAATGTAGTTTTCGAGAGTTAGATTCGGTCGCGCGGTTTGTTCTTTTTTTGTTCAGGCTTCTCTCCGGATTTAATCTCTGCAACTTCTAACTTTCCGGAGAATTTCCATGTCAATCTACGTAGGCAACCTTTCCTACGCCGTCACTCAAGAAGAGCTTTCGGATATCTTTGCTGAATATGGAACCGTTAAGCGGGTCCAATTACCCACCGATCGTGAAACAGGTCGTCCCAGAGGTTTTGGTTTTGTTGAAATGGAAACCGACGCTGAGGAAGATGCTGCAATAGAAGCCCTCGACGGTGCGGAGTGGATGGGTCGGGATCTAAAAGTCAATAAGGCTAGACCCCGTGAAGAAAGGAAGCCAGGCGGTAACTTTGGTAATAACAATAGAGGTTATTCCAAGCGCTATTGATTCCTAAGAATTTAACCAATGCTGTAGAGACGCCCCGAAGGGGCGTCTCTACAGATTTTTAAGATGATCTTAGAATCATCCCAAGCGTTTTTGCTCACTCCGATAGCGAATATATTCAGCCGAAAAGAATAGGAAGCCGGACGCCAGGATCAGGATTACACTCAGGGCGTTAATGTCTGGTTTGACCCCTGTTCTGATGCGGCTAAATATTTCCATTGGAAGAGTATTAGTTCCCCCTCCAGCAGTAAAACTGGCGATCAAAAAGTCATCCATGCTGAGAACAAACGCCAGCAGGCAACCGGAAATGATGGCAGGCGTCAACTCCGGTAGCAAAACCTGAATGAATGCCTGAACAGGGGTTGCACCCAAGTCCAGAGCCGCTTCTTCCAGATGGGGGTTTAAGTTGGTCAGGCGGGTAGAAACGACTAAAGCAACGTAGGACAGGCAGAAAACAACATGGGCTGCCACGATCGTCCACAGGTTCAGTTGAATAAGGCCACCACTCAGCGGAATGGCAACAGCTGCCAGAAAAACCAGGGTAGAAACCGCGATCGCAATATCAGGGATGATTAAGGGCAAATAGGAAATCCCTCGATATATTCCCCTACCCGGAAAATGATAGCGAGCTAACCCAACTGCCATTAATGTTCCGATGACTGCTGCGATCGCAACGGCAAAGATTGCAACAGCTAGACTATCTCGCAGCGCCGACAGAATTCTTGTATCGCTAAAGAATTTTCGATACCAGTCCAGCGTAAACCCCTTCCACCCTGCGCTGTAGGGAGACTGGTTAAAACTGT from Kovacikia minuta CCNUW1 carries:
- a CDS encoding sugar phosphate nucleotidyltransferase; translation: MVLFHPREIIGLIPAAGQATRISPLPLSKELFPIGFQPSGSNNSLRPKVACQYLLEKMKQAGISKAYLILRSGKWDIPTYFGDGAMLGMNLGYLLMGLPYGVPYTLNQAYPFVKGATIAMGFPDILFQPRDAFVRLLERQVQSGAEVVLGLFPTDQPEKVGVVDFDATGRVHLIAEKSQLTHLRYMWAIAVWTPTFTQFLHEYLLDTEKSNEPTLRPELPIGDVIQAAIDRGFQVEAETFNQGR
- a CDS encoding superoxide dismutase [Fe], whose translation is MAFQQAPLPFAQDALEPYGMKAETLEYHYGKHHKAYVDNLNKMVEGTDLANKPLEEVVKISFKDPSKTAIFNNSGQAWNHDFYWNSLKPGGGGKPDSTLSDRIAKDFGSFDKFSEEFANAATTQFGSGWAWLVEDNGSLKVTKTPNAENPLVHGQKPLLTLDVWEHAYYIDFRNARPAFIKNYLEKLLNWDFVAKNLG
- a CDS encoding glycosyltransferase family 4 protein, with product MFGYINALKKVGVRSVQFVVTTHVTKPTRFVHKPTDSIICALPASKPYLAYRKMRRRALKAYGGEEGQPFKEIQDTNQQRRALLTQLKDIARSVGTYLATPLGTLARELRREGCTAILCQEYESPRFDTCVLLGRLLGLPVFASFQGGNETRSLIEYVSRSAAFRACTGVIIAPQTEIRRVRTRYQLPPAKIARIFNTVDTVTLHAIDRAQARAKLNIPPEACVVVCHGRIDLHRKGLDILLDAWDQICRDRPHRDLRLLLVGSGPDADKLRQRIETMNLRGVMWRNQFVNDRAEICCYLSAADVYTLASRQEGFPVAPLEAMACGIPVVAADAPGVPDILEEGEKSGGIVVPRGDSKALATELGRVLDDIPWARELGKRARLRIEEHFSPEVIGQQLRDFIVN
- a CDS encoding S66 peptidase family protein, translated to MQACYPPPPLQPGDLLQVIAPSGTLRELEAFQQGVEIWRSRGYQIELAPGFDDRWGYLAGTDPDRRQQLMTALKDPACRGILCARGGYGGARLLEEWSWLPTKPRWLIGFSDITSLLLSLSQQGISGVHGPLLTTLAAEPDWSIQRLFDWVEGRPLAPLKGEGWGGGQTSGILLPVNLTVATHLLGTPIQPNFSNVVLALEDVSEAPYRIDRMLTQWRLCGFLKQIKGIALGRFSQCNPPANVPSFTVEEVLRDRLSDLNIPIISHLPFGHDGPNAALPVGVRVEIDGDRGILSFF
- a CDS encoding KOW motif-containing protein — its product is MMNSIHSTELKVGDRVRLVRGSLRGQTARITRINHDGSYFLIGDWTQYTGFVSVPCGPVEPDRLEKLH
- a CDS encoding DUF4333 domain-containing protein; protein product: MRQSRSIMAFIAVKASRQLIGKNWVGVLLPVYLASLLVGCFNRSQPAADVPSPNTPTPTNPVSSPSPSPTGSAIASPTATPPTPSPTSSESPSGVAKELEARLNKAVTVAIETPLQSLTCPAGVEIKVGNRFDCNAVSEGQAFAIAVEITSTTGPQFQWNTKGLLVLSKLEQFIQQQIRDKKGGSVTADCGGGIRVANPGDTFECKVSDPQGQSRAAKITVKDEQGTVDVALI
- a CDS encoding RNA recognition motif domain-containing protein, whose translation is MSIYVGNLSYAVTQEELSDIFAEYGTVKRVQLPTDRETGRPRGFGFVEMETDAEEDAAIEALDGAEWMGRDLKVNKARPREERKPGGNFGNNNRGYSKRY
- a CDS encoding ABC transporter permease; translated protein: MPPPRPSSKLPLSWQALFSLVMFGFMYLPILVLAFYSFNQSPYSAGWKGFTLDWYRKFFSDTRILSALRDSLAVAIFAVAIAAVIGTLMAVGLARYHFPGRGIYRGISYLPLIIPDIAIAVSTLVFLAAVAIPLSGGLIQLNLWTIVAAHVVFCLSYVALVVSTRLTNLNPHLEEAALDLGATPVQAFIQVLLPELTPAIISGCLLAFVLSMDDFLIASFTAGGGTNTLPMEIFSRIRTGVKPDINALSVILILASGFLFFSAEYIRYRSEQKRLG